The Sphingomonas sanguinis nucleotide sequence CTCCGACCGTGATAAGGGCTTGAGCGAGCACATTTGCTGTGAGGACGCCCCAACCTACGCCGCGTGGACGGGCCAGATCACGCAAATGCGTGGAGGTCGGTATTCGCACAGACTGCCTTATCGCGGAGAGCCCCGCTGGTGTTGCCGTTCGCAACAGCATCCGACCTGTCGATCGGTGCTGCTGAAAGTAGCCGATCGCTCTAGCGAACAGACGCTGACCCGTGGGCACAAGCAGGATGCCAAGGAATACGGCGAGACTCGCGCTTGATAGTACGATCCGAAAGTCATGGGTCAGGGATGCGCCACCACCGTTGGCTATGCGCGTTTCGATCCGTTTAGCGAGGAACGGACCGAGAAAGCTGTTCGAGGTTCGGCTGACTAATACAAGCATGTTGAACAGCGCAAAGCTCATGGCAATGCGACCAGTTCGGACCCCGGCGATCCGGGCAGCGTAAGCAAGCGTACCAATGAGATTGATGCCTGCGGTGAGTGCGCAGATGATGACGAGTTGCCGGTCCATTTCTCAGGCTACACCATATTTTGGCGGCTGATGCAGCCCATTCATCCCCATATATCTGGCCCTGAAATGCGGTTTCTCGAAATACCATCGCAAATGGGATGGCCTTCGCCGTCCCACCCGCCGTTCATTTTCAGGACAACTAGCGGAGCAACAGCCAGCCCCAATAGCTGATCGTCAGGATGGTTGCCCCGGTGAAAACCATCAGTGACGACCGACGTGCTGTCTTAAGCTCATAACCGGCACCCACATCCATGAAGAAATGGCGCACGCCCGACAGCATGTGTTGGAACACCGCCCATGTCAGTCCGATCAACAGCAGCCGTCCGAACCAGCCTGACCAGAATAAAAGGAAGTGGGTATATACCCTCGGACCGGAAGCTACCGCGCTAAGAAACCAGATCAGCGCGGGCACGCCAATAAGCGCCAGCCCAACACCCGTAATGCGATGGACAATCGAGACGATAGCCCACGGCCCCCAACGCCAGATAGTCAAATGAGGCGAGAGAGGACGCCGATAGGGAGAGCGCTCAGGCAAATCACAACCTCGTTTCAGATACATGCTGTATCCAAATACATCATGTATCTGAGCTTTTGCAATGCTATACTCTGCGTATGACCCGTCCGACACGCACTGAAACCGCAGCCGCCACCCGGACAGCCCTATTGGCGGCTGCAAACGCTCTCTTCCTGAAAGAAGGCTTCGCGCACACGACCATCAACGCGATCGTGCGGGAAGCGGGCTTTACGCGCGGGGCATTCTATGCCCATTTCACGTCCAAGGATGACGTGCTGGTTTGCCTCGTTACCGCGCTCGCAGACGAAGCGACGCCCCGCCTATTGAAGATAATTGCGGCGTGCACGACCGGCGATCAGGTGATTGCTGCGGTCTCGGAGTGGGTAGCAGAGCGAAGTAACTCGCAGGATGTAGCGTTGCTGATCCTTGAGGCAGCGCGCATTGGTGGACCTGCGACTGGCGACTTGCCTGCACTCTTCGCTGCTCGATGGGTCGAGGTAGGTGAAGCAATCACAGCGTTTTTTCCGGATCATGATGAAACTTTACGGCCCGACGAAATCGTCGCGATCGTCGTCGGGCTTACCTATGGTCCTGTAGGAAGCGGCCTTACCGGGCATGATGCAGGGCGGCTCGCCTCGGTCGCTTTGAGAGCCGTTTTAGGGCACGCGCGTAAGCATACGGTCTGACGTAGCTTCAGCTTCTCCCACTTCACCATCGCAAATGGGACGGCTCAGGCCGTCCCACCCGCCGTTCGTTTTTGGGAAAGGGCTGGGGCGAGTGGGGCGTTACCGTCATGATCGAGGGTCGCGACCTCGATCATGACGGTGACGCTCGTACTTGCTAACCTTGGCCTCCCGGTAGTTGGCAAGGCCATATCGTTCGAAGCCCAGCTTCGCCGCCAGCCTGATCGATGACGTGTTCTCGGGGTCAATAATGCAGACACAGCGCGTCTCGGGGGCGCTCACGATCGTACCATCCTAGCATCGCGCCCATCGCTTCTTCCCGCGTGACCGGTAGACCACGAATGAAGCGCAGCACCGCCTCATCCCTCGGCAGAGCATAAACCGCCTCGGCATCATCGAGTGCATGAGGGCGCAGTGTCAGCCGATCGGTTACTATTGAAGGTCGTTTCAAGCTGTTACTCTCGGGGCTTTGGAGAGATCACCTCTTGGGCGGACAGCTACTTAACCGACGCCACGAACGCTGCGATCAGCCCGGCAATTTCGGTCGGCGCTTCCAACGGCAGCAGATGCCCGACGCCAGATAGGACCGTGAATCGGTGGTGCTTGAGGTGAGGAAGCAGCTTCGCCCGCACCGTGTCGACCGTATCCACCCGGTCGCCTTCACCACTTACTACCGCGACCGGCACGTTGATGGCTTGCGTCGCCGCCGTGATGTCCTCGCCGCTCGACTGTGCGGGCCAGGCTCGTTTTGCCTGCGCCGCGCCGCCCAGACTATCCGTGATGATCTGTTGGCGATCCGTCTGGCCAAGCGTGCTGGCCGTCAACACATGGTCGATCGTCGCCTCGACGCTTTCGCGGGTATCGTAGGCCGTCGCCATCATGTCGCGGGCCGGCCCCTCAAGCGCCAAGGGGGTGGGCGGAGCGGACGCGACCAGCACTAGGCCAACGAGGCCGGCCGGGTGCCGTGACGCGATGAGCTGCGCGACCTTGCCGCCCATTGAGTGACCAACCAGCACATAGCGGGACAGGCCCAAGGAAGCGATCAGCCGCTCCGCGTCGTCCGCCATGTCGGCGAGCGCATACCCCTTCTCGGACGCGTCCGACTGCCCCCACCCGCGCTGATCGAGCGCGACGGTGCGGAATTGGTTGTCGAGCCGATCGATGACGTGGCGCCAGGTCCGCGAGGAGCCGCCCCAATAGTGCAGGAACACGAGGGCAGGCTCGCCTGCGCCGCGATCCTCGAAATGGATGCGAGGCTTATCGTTGGTGAAGGGCATGGTGGCCTACTCCGTGAAATGAGAGTTGTGGACGATCTGGCAGAAGTCCGGGATCGGCAGGCCCTTCTGGTGCCGACCGACCTCGCCCATCAGGTTGACGGCACCGGTTGCGGGCTTCTGCCTGGCGATGCGGGCCATGGCCTCCAAGAACGCCACTTTGAACCCGAGCCGCGGCCACTCCGCCAGGATCGCATCGACCGCTTCCGTCCCGATCAGCTCGCGGGGAGCGGCACCCACGTCGATGCCGGCGCTGAGCTGGACCAAGGCAATCTCCGGGGCCTTGCGCTGCGGCACGCCGAGCGTGGTGTGAAGCGCGATGGCGTCCCAGACGATGGCGATCTTGGCGTCAGGGTAGCCTTGCCGGGAGAGGAAATCGGCTGCGGCATCTGCCCCGTCTATCTCGAACCGTTCCCCGGCCACGAACCGGTCGACCAGGCCAAGGTCGTGCAGCAGGCACCCGACGAACAGCATCTCTTCGTCGAACGCGGCACCTTGCGCCCGGCCGGCCTGCCGGCCGAAGCCGAAGCTCCGCATCAGGTGATTGTAGAGGAAGGCGGGCGAGTGATCGCGCGCCAGCGCCATCGTCGCCAAGCAGATCGGGGTATCAGGATAGTCCATCGGTTCGGGCCTCACGGTGCCGAAACCAGATGCAGTGTTCATGACGTGAGCGGAAGCCGGTGATCCTTATCACCATCCGATAATGATGGTATCGGGTGGCATGGATCGGTTGCGGGGCATGGCTGTGTTCGTCACTGCGGTACGGCTCGGCTCATTGATGGGCGCGGCGCGTCACCACGGCCTGTCGCCATCGATGGCCGGCAAGCACGTCGCACGATTGGAGCAGGAGGTGGGTGCCCGGCTGCTCACCCGCACATCGCGGACGCTCGCGCTCACCGAGCCGGGCCAGGCGTTCTACGCCCGCTGCCAGCGCATCTTGCAGGAATATGAGGCGGCGCGCGACGAGGCTGGCGACGCGGAAGCCGCGATCAGCGGCCCTCTCCGCCTATCCGCCCCCCTGCTTTATGGCACGACCCGACTGCGCGCCGTTTTCGCGCGCTTCATGGCGGCCCATCCCAGGGTGGTTCTCGACGTGAACCTTGGCGACACCTATGCCGACCTACAGCAGGGCGACATCGACCTGGCCGTGCGGATCGGCCGCCTGGCGGACTCCGCACTGATCGGGCGCAAGCTGGAGACCTGCCCGATGCTGTTGTGCGGCGCGCCCGTACTGATCGGCGACGACCCCGCGCGCGACACGCTGGAAGCGGCGCAAGCGCACCTGCGGCTCGAGTTCAGCGAAGCCGTGTCGGTCAGCGACTGGACCGTGCAGGCGGCATCTGGTGAGACACATCGGATCGCTGGCCCCGTTCGGATGCGCTCGAACAACATGACCGTGCTGCTCGATGCGGCGCTCGCTGGCCTTGGCATCGCCTACGGCCCGGCGTTCGTGTTCGCTCCACACATACGGAACGGCGAGCTGCGCCCGTTACTCGCCGCTTGGCACCCACCCGAGCTGTTGGTGCAGGCGGTCTATGCACCAGGCAAGCGACCATCCGCCAAGGTACGGGTGCTGCTCGACTTCCTCGCCCAAGAGCTACGCCAAGACGACCGCGCGAAAACCTCGAAATCTGGGTTGGAATGAGCCGCCAATTTCCCGTTTCTCGATCGCAAATGGGACGGCTCAGGCCGTCCCACCCGCCGTTCCCAAACGGGAAAGTATGATTGTCGAAGCGCGCACCGTCGCTACCATGGGGACATGCGCCTCCTCTTTAGTATCGCCGCCCTGATGTTGGTGTCTGCCGCACCACCATTCGCACAGCAGCCCGTCCAATATATGCTGGCGCCGGAGGTATCCGGCGGCAATCTCACGGCCTTGCGGGTCCAGGTCCGCTTCCGCGCTGATCCTTCGGGCACCACTGACTTCCGATGGGATGACGGTTGGAGCGGCGAGCGTCACCTGTGGCAATGGGCGCGAGATCTGAAGGTCCAGGGTGCGACGGGCGTCGAACAGAGCAATGACGGGCATTGGCGCATCCGCGCCGCCCCCGACGCGAGCCTGACTGTGACCTATCGCATCGTGTCGGCATATGACCACGATCCGACCGTCGAGGACAGCGAACAGGCGCGACCAGTTGTCCGGCCGGGCTGGTTCTATGCCGCGGGCAACGCGCTGTTCGGCTTCCCCGCCGACCGCGAGAAAGCGCCCGCGACCTTCGACTGGACAGGCGCATCGGGGATCGGCTTCGTGTCTGATCTCGAACATCTCGCGGGCCGGACCCGCGCGGCGCTTCGCCCCGGCACCGTGGCCGACGCGCTGGAAAGTATCGTCATCGGCGGACATGACCTCAGGACGTTTCCGGCACGGGACGGGTCCGGCGTACGCGTAGCAACGATTGGTAGCTACGCCTTCACGCCGGAGCAGTTGGATGACCTCGCCCGGCGGGTTATCACCGTTGAGCGGGATTTCTGGCGGACGGACCGGGGTGCGCCCTTTCTGGTGACGGCGGCTCCCCTCGTGGGCAAGCCGGCGGTGATGAGCTTCGGTGGCACCGGTCGCGGTGATGCCTTCGCGCTATGGGTCGATCAACGCGCACCGCTGGACCGCATGAAATGGCTGCTCGCCCACGAGTATTTTCATAGCTGGAACCCCGCCCGGCTCGGCACGATGCCCAAAGATCGGGATACGCGACCGGCGCATTATTGGTTCAGCGAGGGCTTCACCGACTATTACGCGCGAGCCCTAATGGTTCGTGCCGGCGTGATTTCCCCGGCCGACTTCGCCGCCCAATGGAACGAGATGCTGGCCGCCTATGCCGGATCGCCGGTGCAGACCTTGACGGGCGCGAAGGCGGCATCTGCCTTCTGGGACAATGACGCTGCGCAGAAGCTTGCCTATCAGCGAGGGGCGCTCCTTGCTGCGATCTGGAACCGGCGACTACTGGAGGCCAGTGGCGGACGGACAAACCTCGATACGGTGATGCTTGCGCAATTAGCGGCGGCCCGTACGTCCGACGGCTACGCGACCGACATCTTTCGCCGTCTGGCCGCGCGCAGTCGACTGAGTGTGGATGACGACGAGGCACGCCATCTGGCTCGCGGGGAGCCGATCCTGTTGCCCGCCGACACCTTCGGGTCATGCGCGACGATCGTCACCGAACAACGCCCCTCCTTCTCACGAGGGTTCGATGCCGAGGCGACCGCCGCTGCCGGCAACGTCGTGACGGGAATTGATCCTGGCCATCCCGCCTATGCGGCGGGCCTGCGTAACGGCATGAAGATTCTTGAACGAACCGAAGGGGAACCGGACAACGCCCTTGTTCCCTATGGACTGCTGGTCGAGGATCAGGGTGCAAAGCGCACCATTCGTTACCTTCCGCAAGGGAAGGAGCGGGTTTCCGTCCAGCAGTTGCAGATCACAAGGCCAAGTGACCGGCAATGCGGGCAGACTTTGGGCGGAATGGCGAGCGCAACGCTCGGCTGATAGAAGGCACCGATTTTCCCGAAATCGCGTCATTCAGACGTTTCGAGAAGCCTAATATTCTCCCGTTTCTCGATCCCAATCGGGAAAGCTGACCGCCCTCCGCTTGTGACTGCACGGTCATG carries:
- a CDS encoding TetR/AcrR family transcriptional regulator; the encoded protein is MAAANALFLKEGFAHTTINAIVREAGFTRGAFYAHFTSKDDVLVCLVTALADEATPRLLKIIAACTTGDQVIAAVSEWVAERSNSQDVALLILEAARIGGPATGDLPALFAARWVEVGEAITAFFPDHDETLRPDEIVAIVVGLTYGPVGSGLTGHDAGRLASVALRAVLGHARKHTV
- a CDS encoding lipid II flippase Amj family protein; this translates as MDRQLVIICALTAGINLIGTLAYAARIAGVRTGRIAMSFALFNMLVLVSRTSNSFLGPFLAKRIETRIANGGGASLTHDFRIVLSSASLAVFLGILLVPTGQRLFARAIGYFQQHRSTGRMLLRTATPAGLSAIRQSVRIPTSTHLRDLARPRGVGWGVLTANVLAQALITVGVLASLYAGYLNPAFRVTASQLSAVINGFATILLFALIDPQLSVMTDDVVEGRVDAALFRRTIVWVSLSRLLGTVLAQIFFVPAAMLISLIASAV
- a CDS encoding LysR family transcriptional regulator; the encoded protein is MAVFVTAVRLGSLMGAARHHGLSPSMAGKHVARLEQEVGARLLTRTSRTLALTEPGQAFYARCQRILQEYEAARDEAGDAEAAISGPLRLSAPLLYGTTRLRAVFARFMAAHPRVVLDVNLGDTYADLQQGDIDLAVRIGRLADSALIGRKLETCPMLLCGAPVLIGDDPARDTLEAAQAHLRLEFSEAVSVSDWTVQAASGETHRIAGPVRMRSNNMTVLLDAALAGLGIAYGPAFVFAPHIRNGELRPLLAAWHPPELLVQAVYAPGKRPSAKVRVLLDFLAQELRQDDRAKTSKSGLE
- the sdhC gene encoding succinate dehydrogenase, cytochrome b556 subunit yields the protein MYLKRGCDLPERSPYRRPLSPHLTIWRWGPWAIVSIVHRITGVGLALIGVPALIWFLSAVASGPRVYTHFLLFWSGWFGRLLLIGLTWAVFQHMLSGVRHFFMDVGAGYELKTARRSSLMVFTGATILTISYWGWLLLR
- a CDS encoding alpha/beta fold hydrolase; the protein is MPFTNDKPRIHFEDRGAGEPALVFLHYWGGSSRTWRHVIDRLDNQFRTVALDQRGWGQSDASEKGYALADMADDAERLIASLGLSRYVLVGHSMGGKVAQLIASRHPAGLVGLVLVASAPPTPLALEGPARDMMATAYDTRESVEATIDHVLTASTLGQTDRQQIITDSLGGAAQAKRAWPAQSSGEDITAATQAINVPVAVVSGEGDRVDTVDTVRAKLLPHLKHHRFTVLSGVGHLLPLEAPTEIAGLIAAFVASVK
- a CDS encoding HD domain-containing protein; amino-acid sequence: MALARDHSPAFLYNHLMRSFGFGRQAGRAQGAAFDEEMLFVGCLLHDLGLVDRFVAGERFEIDGADAAADFLSRQGYPDAKIAIVWDAIALHTTLGVPQRKAPEIALVQLSAGIDVGAAPRELIGTEAVDAILAEWPRLGFKVAFLEAMARIARQKPATGAVNLMGEVGRHQKGLPIPDFCQIVHNSHFTE
- a CDS encoding M61 family metallopeptidase gives rise to the protein MRLLFSIAALMLVSAAPPFAQQPVQYMLAPEVSGGNLTALRVQVRFRADPSGTTDFRWDDGWSGERHLWQWARDLKVQGATGVEQSNDGHWRIRAAPDASLTVTYRIVSAYDHDPTVEDSEQARPVVRPGWFYAAGNALFGFPADREKAPATFDWTGASGIGFVSDLEHLAGRTRAALRPGTVADALESIVIGGHDLRTFPARDGSGVRVATIGSYAFTPEQLDDLARRVITVERDFWRTDRGAPFLVTAAPLVGKPAVMSFGGTGRGDAFALWVDQRAPLDRMKWLLAHEYFHSWNPARLGTMPKDRDTRPAHYWFSEGFTDYYARALMVRAGVISPADFAAQWNEMLAAYAGSPVQTLTGAKAASAFWDNDAAQKLAYQRGALLAAIWNRRLLEASGGRTNLDTVMLAQLAAARTSDGYATDIFRRLAARSRLSVDDDEARHLARGEPILLPADTFGSCATIVTEQRPSFSRGFDAEATAAAGNVVTGIDPGHPAYAAGLRNGMKILERTEGEPDNALVPYGLLVEDQGAKRTIRYLPQGKERVSVQQLQITRPSDRQCGQTLGGMASATLG